From Paenibacillus sp. PL2-23:
ACGGAGTACCGCGCCACGCAGGAATATTTGCTGCAGTTTTTCCGAAGCCACGACATGATGGCTGTTCCTTACCGAGGCGGCATGAATCGAGGCAAAAAGGATTGGATGATGGATTTGTTCCGCGGCCGCGCCCAAGTGTTAATTGCAACGGAAGCCGGAGGAGAAGGCATTAATCTGCAGTTTTGCCATCACATGATCAATTTCGATCTGCCCTGGAATCCCATGCGGGTGGAGCAGCGGATCGGACGTGTGCATCGGCTTGGCCAGACGGAGGATGTGCGCATCTACAACCTGTGCACCCAGGGCACGATCGAGGAGCATATCGTCAACCTCCTGCATGAAAAAATCAATTTATTCGAGCTGGTCATCGGAGAGCTGGACCATATTCTGGAACGATTCGAGGGCGGCGACTCGCTGGAGCAGCGGCTTGCGAAGGCTATGCTGGATGCTGGCAGCGATCAGGAGCTGCAGCGGGAGCTACATGCGCTGGGGAGCTCCATTAGCCAAATTCGCAGCGAAGTCCAAACGACAGGAAGCCATTCCTACGCTTCGCCTAAGCCGGATCTGATGATCCGGACAGACCGCCTCGGAACGGAGGTAAAGCCATGAACGCCAAGCAGGTGCATAAGTTTCTGGGCCGTTATCTGGAAGCGACGGAATGCTCCATCATCGAGAAATCTCCCGCTCATTACACCGTCAAGCTGTCGCCCCAAGCGGACCGGGAGCTGACGAACCGACCCTACTATTGGAGCTTCGTGGATCGTGTGGGAGCGGAGCCCGAGACCATGTCCTTCCTGTTCATTACGGATAAGGACAAATTCGAAGCCTCCATGGAGGCAAAGCCTGTCAACGAGCCCTCTAGCGCGCCGCAGCAGGACAGCCAGTCTGCGGCGGCGGACGCCGCGCTGGCACGCTCCTTCGGCTTCATCAACAGCTCCATTAACGCACCTCGCATACCGCGAGAGGAGCTTTACTTCGGCTCGCGCAAGCTGGATCAGCTGTTCAGCGCCTCCAGGAGCAAGGGCAGCTACGTCTATTTGTTCCAAGAGCCGGACAAACGCGGCGCAACCCCCTTCCAATCCACGGCCTATACGGCGTGGTTGGGCGTGAACCTGAAGGTGGAATTTGCCTGTGACCGAAAGCGCGAGGAAATTCACAGCTTCGGCGTCTCCCTGGCGACTGGGCATTGTATCGACGGCTTCCATCATCGTCTTGTCGCCACCAGGCTGACGCCTCGGCTGCCGGCTAACATTCATGTGGCAAAAAACGGCATAACGTTTGCCAGAGCTCTTGCTATTGTCGAGCAGCAGCTGGAGCGAAAGCTGAAGAGCTACGATTACACCTGGGCGACGGAGGCGTCGCAGAGGCTGGAGGAGGAGCTGTCGCGAATTCACGCTTATTACGAGCCATTGGTCGAGCATGCTTTGGAGGACAATAAAGCCGCCATACAGGAGCAGTTCGAGCAGCGCAAAGCTGAGATCAAATGGCAATACGAGCCCCGCGTGACGGCATCCGCCATTAACTGCGGTATTTTCCACCTGGAGGGCATCGATTGAATAGCATTTGACGGAAACTGCAGGTTTACGGCACAAAAAAGCTGCTGCAGCCCTAGCTAGAGGCGACAGGTTGCAACAGCCTTCTTCCCGCTTGTCCGATACACTGGAATGGAGGTGATACTTATGATCAAATTCCCAGCTTCATCCCTTGCCGCTTGTCTGCTCGCCGTTACTTGCCTGCTGCTGCCCGTTGCTTCGGCTTCCTATGCCGCAGCTGCCGCCTTAGAGGTTGAACAAAGCTCCAACGTCGAATCCAGGGTGACTTCACAAGCCCGTACTTGGGTGGACGAGCTGTCCTCCAAGCCGCGATATGCCTCCTGGAGCAACTCGGCTTTGTCCATTTCGCCGCTTGGACCAGGCACGCACAGCTGGCTTGTTCACGTGACAAAGAATAAAGAAATCGTTGGCTATCTCGTCATACACGCTACTGAAGAAGGAGGCTTCCAGCTGGGCGAATATGGCACCGGCGCCTATCCGCCGTTCAACGAGCAGGCGCTGCAGCTTTCCTTGCTGCAGCTTGCGCTTGCCTCCTACAAAGCGGAGCGCGTCTACGTTGATCCCCTGCAAGCCGCTTGGCGCATTCGCTCCAAGCAATCCATTTATTATACGGACGCCATGACGGGTGAGGGCTTGCCTGTGGCAGCTGATGCGGATTGGATGAAGGAACGAGAGGACCGGGACACAAAAAAACATGGGCTGCTAGCTGCCCATGCATCCAATTCTAATCTGGAGACTTCTTACGGACTGATTCCTTCCTTCGATCCTTACGCCAGAATGCCCTGGCTGACGAAACAGCCGCTCAAGCTGGACCCGGGGTCTTCGGCAGCTGCAAGCTTGATGAAAGCGTTAGTCAACCGAGAACAGCTACGATTTACGACCGTCGCGTTCGAGGGCAAACAGAGGCAGGTTTGGTCTGTAGTGGGCTTCGACCTGTGGGACGGCGGCCAGCTTTATCTCGCTCTGGATACGGATGAGGATGGAGCTGACCGCCGTTATCTGCCCGCTACCCTGCTTATGGAACGCGGCCAATTTTATCGCTGACGCCCGCCGTCACGGCCCTTGCCGCGCCACCAAATCATCAGCCCCGCAGGACCCCAGCCGAACCAACGCGTCAGCCATGGCTCTCTTTGCGCCTTGGCTGACGTTCTAGTCAGCTTGCGCGTCTCGGCAGGCGTTTCCATATAGCTCACGAACCGCTCCGTCACAAATTTGACATAATCGGCTCCTCCCTTCATCCCCATCACCTCACTTTATCGATATTGTTATAGCCTTATCCTTCCCTTTGCCGCGCCTCCGTAATCATGCATGAGTTTTCCTCCGGAGAGACACGCTATCCTTAGGCGTTCAACCTGAACAACAGGATGAAGCTAAGGGGGATATTCATGCGGCTACCGCTGACAAAAGGAACTATGCTTCTCTGGACAGCAGCACTGGCGGCGAGTCTTCTGCTTAGTCCCGTCATGGTACGGGCGGATGTGGAAAAGGGTCCGGGCACGGACAATCGCCGGGAATGGATGCTTCCCCGAACGACGGTCATCATTGACGTTGGGCACGGCGGCATCGACGGCGGAGCGTCCTTCGGCGGCACATTAGAGAAGGATATTAATTTGGCGATCGCAAGCAAGCTTTATTTGCTGCTGCACAGCAAGGGCATTCCAGCAGTCATGAATCGGACGGGCGATTATGCGCTTAGCGAGGAAAACCGCTGGCATCATACGACATCCAGACATCGGAAGGATTTGTCTCAGCGACAGATGCTGACGGAGGAGATCCGCAGCGAGCTGCTGGTTAGCCTGCACGTCAATGCTGCCAGAAACAACGCAAAACGCGGACCATTGGTCCTTCACCAGGACAGCGGCGAAAGCGCCTTGCTCGCATTCTGCCTGCAGGACGCGCTCAACCGCCAGCAAGGAGCGATGGGCTCTCCCCGGCTGGGGAAGCCGTTTTATTTGCTGCGTCGGGTCGATCAGCCCTCTGTCATCATAGAGATGGGGTTCATCAGCAACGCCTCCGACCGCGCAATGCTGACCAACCCCATCCGTCAAACCGAAATCGCGCAGGCGATTGTATCAGGGATTCGGCAATACAAGTGGATCGCCCATTGACGCTCTCACCATATCCGATACGCGGACAAAGCTGACCGCCGATTGCATGGACGGAATGGAGCCGTGAAGCACGGATGCCGTCTTCTTGCCAGGCGGTCCCACATGACCGATCGTCACGGCGCTCTCACGAGTTTGCATCAGCTTGCTAAGCACCCTCACCTGCTTGGCTATGTGCTGCTCTGTATACACGTCATCCAGGAATACATCATTGGATACAATTGGCACGCCAATCTCTTCGGCGATTTTTGGAATAACGGTTTTGAAGGTAGTGCGGCTGTCCAGAAAAAACAACCCATGCTCCTTGCAAACGGTTAGTACGACGCGCATAATTCGCTCGTCAGCCGTTATTTTGGAGCCCATATGATTGTTCATCCCGACTGCATGCGGCACGTCCGCGATAGCCTGCTCCACACGGCTGCGAACCTCCGCATCCGTCAGATTCGCCGTAATGGCGCCGGGCCCCAGCCATTTCTTCATGCCCTTATTGGGCTCCATCGGCA
This genomic window contains:
- a CDS encoding YqhG family protein, with protein sequence MNAKQVHKFLGRYLEATECSIIEKSPAHYTVKLSPQADRELTNRPYYWSFVDRVGAEPETMSFLFITDKDKFEASMEAKPVNEPSSAPQQDSQSAAADAALARSFGFINSSINAPRIPREELYFGSRKLDQLFSASRSKGSYVYLFQEPDKRGATPFQSTAYTAWLGVNLKVEFACDRKREEIHSFGVSLATGHCIDGFHHRLVATRLTPRLPANIHVAKNGITFARALAIVEQQLERKLKSYDYTWATEASQRLEEELSRIHAYYEPLVEHALEDNKAAIQEQFEQRKAEIKWQYEPRVTASAINCGIFHLEGID
- a CDS encoding YqzE family protein — encoded protein: MKGGADYVKFVTERFVSYMETPAETRKLTRTSAKAQREPWLTRWFGWGPAGLMIWWRGKGRDGGRQR
- a CDS encoding N-acetylmuramoyl-L-alanine amidase, whose product is MRLPLTKGTMLLWTAALAASLLLSPVMVRADVEKGPGTDNRREWMLPRTTVIIDVGHGGIDGGASFGGTLEKDINLAIASKLYLLLHSKGIPAVMNRTGDYALSEENRWHHTTSRHRKDLSQRQMLTEEIRSELLVSLHVNAARNNAKRGPLVLHQDSGESALLAFCLQDALNRQQGAMGSPRLGKPFYLLRRVDQPSVIIEMGFISNASDRAMLTNPIRQTEIAQAIVSGIRQYKWIAH
- a CDS encoding divergent polysaccharide deacetylase family protein, with amino-acid sequence MALTRFIPLKKHVILTIVMSAACFPLILPNASAEGNMNAELLPYAQNETAEETLGVQAHPTNKKVAIVIDDFGNGMTGTEEMLKLPVPFTAAVMPFMPTTKEDAEAAHRLGHDVIVHMPMEPNKGMKKWLGPGAITANLTDAEVRSRVEQAIADVPHAVGMNNHMGSKITADERIMRVVLTVCKEHGLFFLDSRTTFKTVIPKIAEEIGVPIVSNDVFLDDVYTEQHIAKQVRVLSKLMQTRESAVTIGHVGPPGKKTASVLHGSIPSMQSAVSFVRVSDMVRASMGDPLVLPNP